The following proteins are encoded in a genomic region of Methanoculleus bourgensis MS2:
- the glmM gene encoding phosphoglucosamine mutase produces MRNGKQMFGTNGVRGVVGEMMTPTLVLKIGAALGSMRNGTIAVGRDTRTSGEALAHALKAGLLMTGCDVVDMGVLPTPALQYIIKTDDRFAGGAMITASHNPPEYNGVKIIEADGTEMADDEIIRLEDRFFAGEFDAAAWDGVGTETAAPDRLEEYIQAVVGHFPAGIGKDMTVVVDPGSGPAALTTPAILERMGCRVHTINARLDGTFPGRMPEPTPEGLQPLSEMVIATGADFGVAHDGDADRAVFVDNKGRYIEENYEFGLIEDYVCSRNRGGLVVTPVATSRLIRDIAGKHGCTVDYTPVGSIYVARRMIELIGQGKNVSFGGEGNGGLIYSDHQFCRDGGMTAAMMVAVLASHNGRDLSDIIDELPVYHLVKEKYHAPDPAALVRAVEEALPEETIEKIDGIKIIRDDAWALVRASGTEPMIRIMVESKDPGVADTMYREIMQVVRQA; encoded by the coding sequence ATGCGAAACGGGAAACAGATGTTTGGAACAAACGGCGTCCGCGGCGTGGTCGGGGAGATGATGACGCCGACCCTCGTCCTCAAGATCGGCGCCGCGCTCGGATCGATGCGGAACGGAACCATCGCCGTCGGCAGGGATACAAGGACGTCCGGCGAAGCCCTGGCCCACGCCCTCAAGGCCGGGCTCCTGATGACCGGGTGCGACGTGGTGGACATGGGCGTCCTCCCCACACCGGCCCTGCAGTACATCATAAAGACCGATGACCGGTTTGCCGGCGGCGCGATGATCACCGCGTCCCACAACCCTCCCGAATACAACGGTGTCAAGATCATCGAGGCCGACGGCACTGAGATGGCAGACGACGAGATCATCAGGCTCGAAGACCGGTTCTTCGCCGGCGAGTTCGACGCGGCTGCCTGGGACGGCGTCGGCACAGAGACCGCCGCACCCGACCGGCTCGAGGAGTATATCCAGGCAGTCGTGGGGCACTTCCCGGCAGGCATCGGCAAGGACATGACCGTCGTCGTCGACCCCGGTTCCGGCCCCGCGGCCCTCACCACACCCGCCATCCTCGAGAGGATGGGCTGCCGGGTCCATACCATCAACGCCCGGCTCGACGGCACCTTCCCGGGCCGGATGCCTGAACCGACCCCCGAAGGGCTGCAGCCTCTCTCGGAGATGGTCATCGCCACAGGCGCCGACTTCGGGGTGGCGCACGACGGCGACGCCGACCGGGCGGTCTTTGTTGATAACAAAGGACGCTATATAGAAGAGAACTATGAGTTCGGCCTGATCGAGGACTACGTCTGCAGCAGGAACCGCGGCGGGCTCGTCGTCACCCCGGTCGCCACCTCCCGGCTGATCCGGGACATTGCCGGGAAGCACGGGTGCACCGTCGACTACACCCCCGTCGGGAGCATCTACGTCGCAAGGCGGATGATCGAGCTCATCGGGCAGGGGAAGAACGTCTCCTTCGGCGGCGAAGGAAACGGCGGCCTGATCTATTCCGACCACCAGTTCTGCCGGGACGGGGGCATGACTGCCGCAATGATGGTAGCGGTTCTTGCAAGCCATAATGGGAGAGACCTCTCCGATATCATCGACGAACTCCCGGTCTACCACCTGGTCAAGGAGAAGTATCACGCCCCTGACCCGGCCGCGCTGGTCCGTGCCGTCGAGGAAGCGCTCCCGGAAGAGACCATCGAGAAGATCGACGGTATCAAGATCATCAGGGACGACGCCTGGGCCCTGGTGCGGGCGTCGGGCACGGAACCGATGATCAGGATTATGGTCGAGTCAAAGGACCCGGGCGTCGCAGATACCATGTACCGGGAGATCATGCAGGTGGTCAGGCAGGCCTGA
- the mobB gene encoding molybdopterin-guanine dinucleotide biosynthesis protein B: protein MKIIQIVGRSNSGKTTFIKRLIPALSAHGTVGVVKHLGHHGFALEPGKDTTIFYESHAAISGGVDDDKSVIVRRENDLDSTLEVLCNAGIDYAILEGFKSRLFPRIVIGDLESENVVLRNPSVDDVIAALPEFEDYYTVEGLVRELKREYGVSHAGAVLTFNGIVREWTGTERTEYLEFDETVDALTESLRREIEAVPGIIGARFHHRKGRLYAGEDITYVAILAEHRQEAFAAAGRAIDRLKRELHDVEK, encoded by the coding sequence ATGAAGATCATCCAGATAGTAGGCCGTTCAAACTCCGGAAAGACCACATTCATAAAGCGCCTGATCCCGGCGCTCTCAGCGCACGGGACCGTCGGCGTGGTCAAGCATCTGGGGCACCACGGCTTTGCGCTCGAGCCCGGAAAGGATACCACCATATTCTATGAATCGCATGCCGCTATATCCGGCGGCGTCGACGACGACAAGTCGGTCATCGTCAGGCGCGAGAACGACCTCGACTCCACTCTGGAGGTCCTCTGCAACGCCGGGATCGACTATGCTATACTTGAGGGGTTCAAGTCGCGGCTGTTTCCAAGGATCGTGATAGGCGACCTCGAGAGTGAGAACGTCGTCCTCCGCAACCCCTCGGTCGACGATGTGATCGCCGCGCTCCCGGAGTTTGAGGATTACTACACTGTTGAGGGGCTGGTCAGGGAACTGAAGCGCGAGTACGGCGTCTCGCATGCCGGGGCCGTCCTCACGTTCAACGGAATCGTCAGGGAATGGACCGGCACCGAACGGACCGAGTACCTGGAGTTCGACGAGACCGTCGATGCCCTGACGGAGAGCCTCAGGCGGGAGATCGAGGCTGTCCCCGGGATCATCGGCGCACGGTTCCACCACCGGAAAGGCCGGCTCTATGCCGGGGAAGATATAACCTATGTTGCTATACTCGCAGAGCACCGCCAGGAGGCGTTCGCTGCAGCCGGCAGGGCGATCGACCGACTGAAGCGGGAACTGCACGACGTGGAGAAGTGA
- a CDS encoding acylphosphatase: MKTIEIRISGRVQGVGFRACVRKIATDLGIGGEVMNLPDGKVLITATGEPVVLDKFASMLYGCPRVIIRDLSLQEIPLVRFPEFTIQRGAYQYST; encoded by the coding sequence GTGAAGACGATCGAGATCAGGATCTCAGGAAGGGTGCAGGGTGTCGGGTTTCGTGCATGCGTAAGGAAGATCGCCACCGACCTCGGCATCGGCGGCGAGGTCATGAACCTCCCTGACGGGAAGGTGCTCATCACCGCAACCGGCGAACCCGTCGTCCTGGATAAGTTCGCGTCCATGCTCTACGGGTGCCCCCGGGTTATTATCAGGGATCTCTCCCTGCAGGAGATCCCCCTTGTCCGCTTCCCCGAGTTCACGATCCAGCGGGGCGCCTACCAGTACAGCACGTGA
- the xerA gene encoding site-specific tyrosine recombinase/integron integrase, with product MENTLFPEWLERFSSYLRMRNYSPRTIKKYEQTVQRFARYAWVRQQAGRDPFSEEELDSAPLDADVNVSSALVTDFFSYITERREYKPKTLHRMISTLSSFYRYLYTQGVVVANPLLGVERPRIKNQELKYLKHSQVIRLLRSIEDRRNRLIVRLIYATGVRVSELCAINVEDIDFEEQTIRVKGKGDKIRTVFVDEETLDEIDEFIGNKIEGPLFIGQQGNHISPRTVQHIFKENAPDGITPHKIRHSYASELYRRSKNLRVVQENLGHSSIKTTEIYLHTDLEERKRVYQQYFPLSNGKKDE from the coding sequence ATGGAAAACACGCTCTTCCCGGAATGGCTGGAACGCTTCAGCAGTTACCTCAGGATGCGGAATTACTCGCCGCGGACCATCAAAAAGTACGAGCAGACCGTCCAGCGCTTCGCCAGGTACGCCTGGGTCAGGCAGCAGGCTGGCCGCGACCCGTTTAGCGAGGAGGAGCTCGACAGTGCCCCGCTGGATGCGGACGTCAACGTCTCTTCGGCCCTCGTCACCGATTTCTTCTCATACATCACGGAAAGACGAGAGTACAAGCCAAAGACCCTGCACCGGATGATATCGACGCTCTCCTCCTTCTACCGCTACCTCTACACCCAGGGAGTTGTGGTCGCAAACCCCCTGCTTGGGGTGGAGCGGCCGCGGATCAAGAACCAGGAGCTGAAATACCTCAAGCATAGCCAGGTAATCCGCCTGCTCAGGTCCATCGAGGACAGGCGGAACAGACTGATCGTCCGCCTGATCTACGCCACCGGCGTCCGCGTCTCAGAACTCTGTGCGATCAATGTCGAGGATATAGATTTTGAGGAGCAGACGATCCGGGTGAAGGGAAAGGGCGACAAGATACGGACGGTCTTCGTCGACGAAGAGACTCTCGACGAGATCGACGAGTTCATCGGCAACAAGATTGAGGGGCCGCTCTTCATAGGCCAGCAGGGAAACCACATCTCGCCGCGGACCGTCCAGCACATCTTCAAGGAAAACGCCCCGGACGGGATTACGCCGCATAAGATCAGGCATTCCTACGCAAGCGAACTCTACCGGCGGTCGAAGAACCTCCGCGTCGTGCAGGAGAACCTGGGACACTCTTCCATCAAGACGACCGAGATTTACCTGCACACGGACCTCGAGGAGCGCAAACGGGTCTATCAGCAGTATTTCCCGCTCTCAAACGGGAAGAAGGACGAGTGA
- a CDS encoding DUF5806 family protein, which translates to MEEPDYRNDPNKYQKFKKVDGATYQRVNQFLRKHTHITAREWAIARLCADFRTTSGSEMTFIGENLPDLCPFMVDTYTPQAVNQARSSFKKKVKKAGATFFYGAMCGFFTAEELDEILFEASEVARFLLEVEGTSLTIDDEIEIEDRITEVMRGVAEAASVVLKTRPGQEGSEDP; encoded by the coding sequence ATGGAAGAGCCTGATTATCGCAACGACCCAAACAAGTACCAGAAATTCAAGAAAGTTGACGGCGCCACCTACCAGCGGGTCAACCAGTTCCTGCGCAAACACACCCACATCACCGCCCGCGAATGGGCGATCGCACGTCTCTGCGCGGACTTTCGGACCACCAGCGGCTCGGAGATGACGTTCATCGGCGAAAACCTCCCCGACCTCTGCCCGTTCATGGTCGACACCTACACACCGCAGGCAGTCAACCAGGCGAGGAGTTCGTTCAAGAAGAAGGTGAAGAAGGCGGGGGCCACATTCTTCTACGGCGCCATGTGCGGCTTCTTCACCGCCGAAGAACTCGACGAGATCCTCTTTGAGGCGAGCGAAGTCGCCCGGTTCCTGCTGGAGGTCGAAGGCACAAGCCTGACCATCGACGACGAGATCGAGATCGAGGACCGGATCACCGAGGTGATGCGGGGCGTGGCCGAGGCTGCGTCGGTCGTCCTGAAGACCAGGCCCGGCCAGGAGGGAAGTGAGGACCCATGA